One Methanomicrobia archaeon genomic region harbors:
- a CDS encoding NusA-like transcription termination signal-binding factor, with protein sequence MIKLDTEGIRCIGIFEQSTGAGVKDCIVDNEANKVIMVVKKGDMGLAIGKGGVNINKAKQLLKKDIEVVEHSPDIKEFIENLLRPAYVKSVELLNKNDKLCAYVEVLTKHKGIAIGRDGERIKKVKLLVKRNLGVDNVIIK encoded by the coding sequence CTGATAAAGTTAGATACTGAGGGAATCAGGTGTATAGGAATTTTTGAGCAGTCTACCGGTGCGGGAGTCAAGGATTGCATAGTAGATAACGAAGCGAATAAGGTGATAATGGTAGTGAAGAAAGGCGACATGGGCCTGGCCATTGGTAAGGGGGGCGTGAACATAAACAAGGCGAAGCAACTGCTGAAGAAGGATATCGAGGTTGTGGAACATTCCCCGGATATCAAAGAGTTCATAGAGAATCTGCTTCGCCCCGCTTACGTGAAGAGTGTCGAGCTGCTGAACAAGAATGACAAGCTGTGCGCCTACGTCGAGGTGCTCACGAAGCATAAGGGCATCGCAATAGGGCGAGATGGCGAACGGATAAAGAAGGTCAAATTACTGGTGAAAAGGAACCTGGGTGTTGATAACGTCATCATAAAATAA
- a CDS encoding 30S ribosomal protein S7 has protein sequence MHFDKIFDKWDIADVTIADIGLEQHISLKPVSALHTGGRHAKQQFEESKVCIVELLINKMMRSEKNAGKKQKTYKIVRNAFDIINESTGMNPLQVLVDAIRNTGPREETIRLRFGGILVPKAVDVTSQRRVDQALRFITQGAQKCAFKSKRSIERCLADELIAASKNAKCFSVGKKEEKERIARAAR, from the coding sequence ATGCATTTCGATAAGATATTTGATAAGTGGGACATAGCAGACGTGACGATAGCGGACATAGGCCTGGAGCAGCATATCAGTCTCAAGCCGGTGTCCGCACTGCATACCGGAGGACGACATGCGAAACAGCAGTTCGAGGAATCGAAGGTATGCATTGTGGAACTGCTGATTAACAAGATGATGCGGTCGGAGAAGAACGCGGGAAAGAAACAGAAGACCTACAAGATCGTCAGGAATGCTTTTGATATAATCAACGAGTCAACTGGTATGAACCCGCTGCAGGTGCTCGTGGATGCAATCCGAAATACCGGCCCGCGAGAAGAGACCATCAGGCTGCGATTTGGCGGCATATTGGTTCCCAAAGCCGTGGATGTGACGTCACAACGGCGTGTGGATCAGGCGCTACGGTTCATTACGCAGGGCGCGCAGAAATGCGCATTTAAGAGTAAGAGGAGCATAGAGCGGTGCCTTGCTGATGAACTCATAGCGGCATCTAAGAACGCGAAGTGCTTCTCGGTAGGCAAGAAAGAGGAGAAAGAACGAATAGCACGGGCAGCGCGGTGA
- a CDS encoding 30S ribosomal protein S12 has translation MGRGIYAARKVKNRRKVFRLKSPDYARRVLKSAKKADPLEGAHMARAIVLEKVGIEAKQPNSAIRKCVRVQLIKNGKQVTAFAPGDGAIKFIDEHDEVLIDGIGGRKGRSYGDLSGVRFKVVAVNDISLQELVHGRKEKTLR, from the coding sequence ATGGGAAGAGGAATATACGCAGCGAGAAAGGTTAAAAATAGAAGGAAGGTATTTAGGCTGAAGAGCCCGGACTACGCACGGCGGGTGTTGAAATCGGCGAAGAAGGCAGACCCGCTGGAGGGCGCGCACATGGCTCGGGCAATTGTTCTGGAGAAGGTAGGGATAGAGGCGAAGCAGCCGAATTCTGCGATACGGAAATGTGTCCGTGTGCAGCTCATTAAGAATGGAAAACAGGTGACTGCTTTTGCCCCTGGTGATGGTGCGATAAAGTTTATAGACGAGCACGATGAGGTCTTGATAGACGGCATAGGCGGACGGAAAGGCCGGTCGTATGGAGATCTCTCGGGTGTTCGATTTAAGGTCGTTGCGGTAAACGACATTTCATTACAGGAATTAGTGCATGGAAGGAAAGAGAAGACGCTAAGGTGA
- the rpoA2 gene encoding DNA-directed RNA polymerase subunit A'' produces MPVEFTVDLEEQLEDAYADDILTILGREEEGEIKPGDIALKVNKSELPENIKGELKRKLGAVRKKLSRDTLDEIVAKVVASYVSAKIEPREAVGIVAAQSIGEPGTQMTMRTFHYAGVGAIYITLGLPRIIEIVDARKKLSTPTMTIKLLEEYATERTKAEELAMRIQEAHISDIGRVESSAEDMSVWLALKERELEKRYITREEVVEKIKSLSAEMLIEEMDGGQLRIYNGSTTFQERSKFEKTIATTLVKGIEGIKQVLTRKGSGGEYVLYTVGSELKKLKNQKIEGVDFTRTSTNNIAEIAEVLGIEAARNAIIDEMINTLNEQGLDVDPRHITLIADAMTMDGEVKQIGRHGIAGEKASVLSRAAFEVTVDNLLEAAIHGETDELKGVTENVIVGQPIKLGTGAVELVAGK; encoded by the coding sequence ATGCCCGTCGAGTTCACGGTTGATCTCGAAGAGCAGTTAGAAGACGCGTATGCGGACGATATACTGACGATACTGGGCCGGGAAGAGGAAGGAGAGATAAAGCCCGGCGACATAGCACTGAAGGTAAATAAAAGCGAGCTGCCCGAGAATATAAAAGGAGAATTGAAGCGGAAACTAGGTGCTGTAAGGAAAAAGCTAAGCCGAGATACGCTGGATGAAATCGTAGCGAAAGTTGTCGCGAGCTATGTCAGTGCGAAGATTGAACCTCGGGAAGCGGTGGGAATCGTTGCCGCGCAGTCCATTGGTGAGCCAGGGACGCAGATGACGATGCGTACGTTCCACTACGCCGGTGTGGGCGCGATCTACATCACACTCGGTTTACCACGGATCATAGAGATTGTGGACGCGCGTAAGAAGCTGTCCACGCCGACGATGACGATAAAACTGCTAGAAGAATATGCCACGGAGCGAACTAAAGCAGAAGAACTGGCGATGAGGATTCAAGAGGCACACATAAGCGACATAGGCAGAGTAGAATCCTCCGCAGAAGATATGTCCGTGTGGTTGGCGCTAAAGGAGCGGGAGTTGGAGAAGCGGTATATAACGAGGGAGGAAGTGGTGGAGAAGATAAAGAGCTTGAGTGCGGAGATGCTGATAGAAGAGATGGACGGGGGGCAATTGCGAATATACAACGGGAGCACAACCTTTCAAGAGCGATCGAAATTTGAGAAGACGATAGCAACCACGCTGGTGAAAGGAATAGAAGGAATAAAGCAAGTTTTGACACGAAAGGGGTCTGGAGGGGAATACGTGCTTTATACCGTGGGTTCTGAATTGAAAAAGCTGAAGAATCAGAAGATAGAGGGTGTTGACTTCACGCGGACCTCCACGAATAACATCGCGGAGATAGCGGAGGTATTGGGCATAGAAGCAGCGCGTAACGCCATAATAGACGAGATGATAAACACGTTGAATGAGCAAGGCTTGGATGTGGATCCCCGTCATATAACGTTAATCGCCGATGCGATGACGATGGATGGCGAGGTGAAGCAGATAGGGCGGCACGGAATAGCGGGCGAGAAAGCCTCGGTGCTCTCACGAGCCGCCTTTGAAGTTACCGTAGACAACCTCCTGGAGGCCGCTATACACGGTGAAACGGACGAGTTGAAAGGCGTTACAGAGAACGTAATCGTGGGGCAACCGATAAAATTAGGGACCGGCGCAGTAGAACTGGTAGCCGGGAAGTGA
- a CDS encoding DNA-directed RNA polymerase subunit A' — protein sequence MRTKRIKGIKFGLLSSKEIRKMSASRIITPDTYGEDGFPIERGLVNQHIGVIDPGLRCKTCGGRMGECPGHFGHIDLEAPVIHIGYAKFIYRLLAATCRKCGKVLLGEEDRKRFLEAIERQREKQVDIGEVVKLVFKEAAKHSDCMYCDEPQQRIKYDKPTTYKEIDDEGRERRLMPTDVRELLERIPDEDIALFGMDAKNARPEWMVLTVLPVPPVTARPSITLESGQRSEDDLTHKLVDIIRINQRFMENRDAGAPQLIIEDLWELLQYHVNTYFNNDIPGVPPARHRSGRPLKTISQRLKGKEGRFRGSLSGKRVNFSARTVISPDPDIDIDMVGVPEAVAKELTVTVNVTERNMDVIRETVKRGKTHPGVNYVRRADGRKVKVTESNYETLADELDLGWKVERHLVNGDIVLFNRQPSLHRLSIMAHYVRVMPGRTFRLNPTVCPPYNADFDGDEMNMHVLQTEEARAEAKILMAVQRNIISPRFGRPIIGSIHDYITGLFLLTRGAKQFEKRKVLDILHKIDVDDLGEPAGVFEPEKADTSFGAPRFIPYWTEKQIFSMILPPGLNLEFRGKTCAKCLERGIDCKREDCPRDSFVKIQDGNLVSGIIDEKALGSFKGVIIERIFRQYGEEITKAFIKDASRLAINYIKISGFSFGISDEDIPKEGKVEIRVEAISEAERKVEDLIRAYEGEELETLPGRTLDETLELLVMQALGRARDDSGDIAEKYLGIENPGVLMAKSGARGSMLNLTQMAACVGQQSVRGERIKRGYQGRTLPHFKPGDRSADAHGFVRASFKDGLTPTEYFFHAIGGREALVDTAVRTSQSGYFQRRLINALQDLEVKNDGTVRETRGTVVQFKYGDDGIDPSKGEFGKVVDVDKVIKESLGAET from the coding sequence ATGAGGACGAAGAGGATAAAGGGGATAAAATTCGGCTTGCTCTCATCGAAAGAGATACGAAAGATGAGTGCTTCGCGGATCATCACACCCGATACGTATGGTGAAGATGGGTTCCCGATCGAGCGGGGATTGGTAAACCAGCATATTGGCGTTATTGATCCCGGGTTACGATGCAAGACCTGCGGCGGTCGAATGGGGGAATGTCCCGGGCATTTCGGGCATATCGATCTCGAAGCACCAGTCATTCATATCGGCTATGCCAAGTTTATTTATCGGCTGCTGGCGGCGACCTGCAGGAAATGCGGTAAGGTCTTGCTCGGAGAGGAAGATAGAAAGCGGTTTTTGGAAGCGATCGAGCGGCAGAGGGAGAAGCAAGTGGACATAGGCGAGGTCGTGAAGCTGGTATTCAAGGAAGCGGCGAAGCATAGCGACTGTATGTACTGCGATGAGCCACAGCAACGCATAAAATACGATAAACCCACGACGTACAAAGAGATAGACGACGAGGGGAGAGAGCGCAGATTAATGCCCACCGATGTCCGAGAACTCCTTGAACGAATCCCAGACGAAGATATAGCCCTTTTCGGTATGGATGCAAAAAACGCGCGACCTGAATGGATGGTCCTCACGGTATTGCCCGTTCCGCCAGTAACTGCGAGACCGTCCATTACGTTAGAAAGCGGTCAGCGCAGCGAAGACGACCTCACCCATAAATTGGTGGATATAATACGAATCAACCAGCGCTTCATGGAGAATAGAGACGCCGGCGCACCGCAGTTAATAATAGAAGACCTGTGGGAGCTTCTTCAGTATCACGTAAACACCTATTTCAATAATGATATCCCCGGCGTGCCACCGGCTCGACATCGGAGTGGAAGACCGCTTAAAACAATCTCACAGCGATTGAAAGGTAAGGAAGGCAGATTCCGGGGTTCATTGTCCGGTAAGCGCGTGAATTTCTCCGCCCGGACCGTCATATCACCCGATCCTGACATTGACATAGACATGGTTGGCGTGCCAGAAGCGGTCGCGAAAGAATTGACCGTCACGGTTAACGTGACTGAACGGAACATGGATGTGATACGAGAGACCGTAAAACGTGGTAAGACGCATCCTGGCGTGAATTACGTGCGCCGTGCTGATGGGAGGAAAGTAAAAGTAACAGAGAGCAATTATGAGACGTTGGCGGATGAGTTAGACCTTGGATGGAAGGTGGAACGGCATCTCGTGAACGGCGACATTGTGTTGTTCAACCGACAGCCTTCTCTGCACCGCTTGAGCATCATGGCGCACTACGTACGGGTAATGCCCGGTCGGACGTTCAGGTTGAATCCTACCGTCTGCCCACCGTATAACGCGGACTTTGATGGCGACGAGATGAACATGCACGTGCTGCAAACCGAAGAGGCACGAGCAGAGGCGAAGATCCTGATGGCGGTGCAGCGGAACATAATATCACCACGATTCGGCAGGCCGATCATCGGCAGCATCCATGATTACATCACCGGCCTGTTCTTACTCACGCGGGGCGCGAAGCAGTTTGAAAAGAGGAAAGTGCTGGACATTTTGCATAAAATCGATGTTGATGATTTAGGCGAGCCTGCGGGTGTTTTCGAGCCTGAAAAGGCAGATACGAGTTTTGGTGCTCCGCGCTTCATCCCCTACTGGACAGAGAAGCAGATCTTCAGCATGATATTGCCGCCGGGTTTGAATTTGGAGTTCCGCGGGAAGACCTGTGCGAAATGCCTTGAACGAGGCATTGACTGCAAGCGGGAAGATTGCCCACGCGACTCCTTTGTGAAGATCCAGGATGGCAATTTAGTATCCGGAATAATAGATGAGAAGGCGTTGGGTTCGTTCAAAGGCGTCATAATAGAGCGTATTTTCAGACAATACGGGGAGGAGATCACAAAGGCGTTTATCAAAGATGCATCCCGGCTTGCGATTAACTATATCAAGATATCAGGGTTCAGTTTTGGGATAAGCGATGAGGATATTCCAAAAGAAGGCAAGGTAGAGATACGAGTAGAGGCAATAAGTGAAGCGGAGCGAAAAGTCGAGGATCTGATACGCGCGTACGAGGGCGAAGAGTTGGAAACGTTGCCCGGGCGGACCTTGGATGAGACGCTGGAACTGTTGGTCATGCAGGCGCTTGGTCGTGCACGAGATGATTCCGGCGACATTGCGGAGAAATATCTCGGCATCGAGAACCCCGGCGTGCTCATGGCGAAATCAGGTGCAAGAGGGTCCATGCTCAATTTAACGCAAATGGCTGCCTGTGTCGGTCAACAATCGGTTCGTGGAGAACGGATAAAGCGCGGATACCAAGGGAGAACGCTACCGCACTTTAAGCCGGGCGACCGCAGTGCAGATGCGCACGGCTTCGTACGGGCCTCTTTCAAGGATGGCTTGACCCCCACGGAATACTTCTTCCATGCTATTGGTGGCCGAGAGGCTTTGGTTGACACCGCTGTTCGTACGTCTCAGAGCGGTTATTTCCAGAGACGGCTCATCAACGCGTTACAAGACCTCGAAGTGAAGAATGACGGAACGGTCCGAGAGACGAGAGGAACCGTCGTGCAATTTAAATACGGCGATGATGGTATAGATCCTTCAAAAGGCGAGTTCGGAAAAGTGGTGGACGTAGATAAAGTAATAAAAGAGTCACTAGGTGCGGAGACATGA
- a CDS encoding 50S ribosomal protein L30e: MANRKSGSVELSAVNRELQKVLSNGKVLIGSNETLKAFNNKEAKVIIHASNCPAVIRWVFEDAGGNGNGELVIYEYPANSIELGLACGKPYPIASLCVTDTGDSEIVRILTPDVQPKEKTLSISTR; this comes from the coding sequence ATGGCAAATAGAAAATCGGGTTCGGTCGAGTTATCAGCTGTGAATCGAGAGTTACAGAAGGTTTTAAGCAACGGTAAAGTACTAATCGGGTCAAATGAGACGCTCAAGGCGTTTAATAATAAGGAGGCAAAAGTAATCATTCACGCTTCTAACTGCCCTGCGGTGATACGATGGGTATTTGAGGACGCCGGGGGGAACGGAAACGGAGAGCTGGTTATCTATGAATATCCCGCGAACAGCATTGAACTCGGGTTGGCATGCGGGAAACCGTATCCTATTGCCTCGTTATGTGTTACTGATACGGGCGATTCCGAGATCGTGCGGATTCTGACCCCTGACGTTCAACCGAAAGAGAAAACATTGAGTATCAGTACGAGATAA
- a CDS encoding MarC family protein — protein MEALAFFIYAFTSIFIIVNPIGGLITFISLTAGLTTHEKAEIAKRSVIVACVLAIIFALSGELILRIFGVTVDSLRVAGGVLLFIIALNMLHAKISRESVTEEEIKDAADREDISVFPIATPLLTGPGAITTVIVVIRTGQTLELKLIAIMAIVLTFALSYPIFRFANKIDKVLGVTGSLVITRVMGLLLGAIAVNFIATGIWNIYMSML, from the coding sequence ATGGAAGCACTCGCCTTCTTCATTTATGCCTTCACCTCCATTTTCATCATCGTGAACCCCATCGGCGGGCTCATCACGTTCATCTCGTTAACTGCCGGACTGACGACACACGAAAAAGCTGAGATAGCCAAACGCTCGGTTATAGTGGCCTGCGTGCTGGCGATTATTTTCGCGCTCTCGGGTGAGCTGATATTGCGGATCTTCGGGGTGACCGTGGATTCTTTACGCGTTGCCGGCGGGGTGCTGCTCTTTATCATCGCTTTGAACATGTTACATGCGAAGATCTCACGCGAGAGTGTGACGGAAGAGGAGATTAAAGACGCTGCGGATCGCGAGGACATATCGGTCTTCCCCATTGCCACACCCTTATTAACCGGTCCGGGCGCCATTACCACGGTCATCGTCGTGATCAGAACTGGGCAGACACTGGAATTGAAACTCATCGCGATCATGGCTATCGTATTAACCTTCGCGCTCTCGTATCCCATCTTTCGATTCGCGAACAAGATCGATAAAGTATTGGGCGTTACCGGCTCGTTGGTGATAACACGGGTTATGGGACTTTTACTGGGCGCCATCGCGGTTAATTTCATCGCAACCGGGATATGGAATATTTACATGTCTATGCTGTAG
- a CDS encoding TRAM domain-containing protein: MEYSGERRGFRAPINVGETYDITVEDVGREGDGIARIEGFVVFVPNTKKGDAVKIRITKVSRRVAFAEVVTE, from the coding sequence ATGGAATATAGTGGAGAAAGAAGGGGTTTTCGTGCCCCTATAAACGTTGGCGAGACCTACGACATCACGGTAGAGGACGTAGGTAGAGAAGGAGATGGAATAGCTCGAATAGAGGGTTTTGTGGTTTTCGTGCCCAACACGAAGAAAGGAGATGCCGTAAAAATTCGCATAACAAAGGTATCGAGGCGAGTTGCATTTGCAGAAGTCGTTACGGAATGA